Part of the Aurantiacibacter aquimixticola genome, CGATCCGCTGCTGGCCCAGTTGGACACGAGCCGCAGCTGCTTCATACAGAGGGAGGTGCGCGGCTACTCGGCAGCGCCCGACGCCGCCTATGGCCGACAGCGCATCTTCCTCGATACGGGGCTGGACGAACGCTTCGTGCTGGAAACGACGGGGCCGTGCCCGGAGCTCGACTTCAGCCTGCGCGCGGCGCTGTCGCAGCGCACCATCGGCAGCATCTGCACCGGCGATCTCGAAACGCTGATCGTGCCGTCGCGCATCGCCCAGGATTTCGGGCAGTGCCCGGTGCGGGTGCTGGGCCGCGTGCCGAAGGACTAGCCGCCCGGCGTGAGTTCGCCCTGCTCGCGGCCTTCCCACCAGGCGATGCGCTGCGGATTGACCTCGATCAGGACGAGGCCATCGGTGTCGAGGCCGTTCTCGAACCACTTCTCGAGCTCGTCGACCCAATGCTCTTCCATGACGTTGCGATCACGGATCAGCTTCGCCACGCCCTGCACCGAGCCGTAGAACTCGCCGTGGCTGTAGGTGGCACCGCATTGCGGGCTGCGCTTCAGATCGTCGTCTATGCGGCCATCGTCGGTGGCGAAATGAAAGGTGGTGCCATCGCCTTTCGAGACGTCGCCATTGTTGGACATCGGCCGGGCAGCGATTGCGGCATCGGGGCCCGTCTTGGTGACGAGCATGCAAACGTCGATGGATTTGAAGCGCTCGGCAATGTCGGCGATCGAGCGGGAGGATTTGGCATCGGACATGATAGCGCCTTTCGGTGATGGTCTGCAAAGCCAACCCGCGAATGTGGAGACCTGTTCCTAACCCGTGGGCAGGCCGACTATCTGCAACACATCGGGAATCGCCTTACGGACGCGGAAGAAGCCCGCGCGGGCCTGCGGGAATGTCTGACGCTGAAGATCAGGCAGAAACTGGGTCAGCCGGCCATCGTCAGCGAGCGGTAATAAGTCCGGCCAGAGTGCATCGCGGGTCCAGCCTGTCGGGAGGAAGGGCATAACGAGCCTCGTCGCCCCCGCAGCGCGCAAAATGTCGCCCAGCTGACCTTCGGTGTCCCATTCGGCTGCTTCGCATCCGAAAGCGGTACGCGCTGCCGCCATTCCGTTGCGTACTGCGCCGAGTGCGAAATTGCGTGCGTGCTCGCCGACGGGGCGGAGAGACCGCGCATCGGGCCGCGCCGCGCCGACGATCAGCGATGGTGGAGCGGCCAATCCCAG contains:
- a CDS encoding DUF6491 family protein — encoded protein: MIRIAMPIAATLALTACAQTPPAESAQDDPLLAQLDTSRSCFIQREVRGYSAAPDAAYGRQRIFLDTGLDERFVLETTGPCPELDFSLRAALSQRTIGSICTGDLETLIVPSRIAQDFGQCPVRVLGRVPKD
- a CDS encoding pyridoxamine 5'-phosphate oxidase family protein, which encodes MSDAKSSRSIADIAERFKSIDVCMLVTKTGPDAAIAARPMSNNGDVSKGDGTTFHFATDDGRIDDDLKRSPQCGATYSHGEFYGSVQGVAKLIRDRNVMEEHWVDELEKWFENGLDTDGLVLIEVNPQRIAWWEGREQGELTPGG